The following coding sequences are from one Kogia breviceps isolate mKogBre1 chromosome X, mKogBre1 haplotype 1, whole genome shotgun sequence window:
- the TAF9B gene encoding transcription initiation factor TFIID subunit 9B isoform X2: MESGKMAPPKNAPRDALVMAQILKDMGITEYEPRVINQMLEFAFRYVTSILDDAKIYSSHAKKPNVDADDVRLAIQCRADQSFTSPPPRDFLLDIARQKNQTPLPLIKPYAGPRLPPDRYCLTAPNYRLKSLIKKGPNQGRLVPRLSVGAVSSRPTTPTVVPATTAVQNVLLNPSMIGPKNILITTNMVSSQNTANESNPLKRKHEDDDNDTM; this comes from the exons TCCTGAAGGATATGGGAATTACGGAGTACGAACCAAGGGTTATAAATCAAATGTTGGAATTTGCTTTCC GATATGTGACTTCAATTCTGGATGATGCAAAAATTTATTCAAGCCATGCTAAGAAACCTAATGTTGATGCAGATGATGTGAGACTGGCAATCCAGTGTCGGGCTGACCAGTCTTTTACCTCTCCTCCCCCGAGAGAT tttttactggATATTGCAAGGCAGAAAAATCAAACCCCTTTACCACTGATTAAGCCATATGCAGGACCCAGACTGCCACCTGACAGATACTGCTTAACAGCTCCAAACTATAGGCTAAAGTCCTTAATTAAAAAg GGACCTAACCAAGGAAGACTAGTTCCACGGTTAAGTGTTGGTGCTGTTAGTAGCAGACCTACCACTCCTACTGTAG TTCCTGCAACAACTGCAGTTCAAAATGTTCTGCTTAATCCTTCAATGATTGGGCCCAAAAATATTCTTATTACCACCAACATGGTTTCATCACAGAACACGGCCAATGAATCAAACCCATTGAAGAGAAAACATGAAGATGATGACAATGATACTATGTAA
- the PGK1 gene encoding phosphoglycerate kinase 1, with the protein MSLSNKLTLDKMDVKGKRVIMRVDFNVPMKNNQITNNQRIKAAVPSIKFCLDNGAKSVVLMSHLGRPDGVSMPDKYSLQPVAVELKSLLGKDVLFLKDCVGPEVEKACADPAAGSVILLENLRFHVEEEGKGKDASGNKVKAEPAKIEAFRASLSKLGDVYVNDAFGTAHRAHSSMVGVNLPEKAGGFLMKKELNYFAKALESPERPFLAILGGAKVADKIQLISNMLDKVNEMIIGGGMSFTFLKVLNNMEIGTSLFDEEGSKIIKDLISKAEKNGVKITLPVDFVTADKFDENAKTGQATVASGIPAGWMGLDCGPESSKKYAEAVARAKQIVWNGPVGVFEWEAFARGTKALMDEVVKATSRGCITIIGGGDTATCCAKWNTEDKVSHVSTGGGASLELLEGKVLPGVEALSSV; encoded by the exons ATGTCGCTCTCTAACAAGCTGACTCTGGACAAGATGGACGTGAAGGGGAAGAGGGTCATCATGAG agtGGACTTCAATGTTCCTATGAAGAACAACCAGATAACAAACAACCAGAG GATCAAGGCTGCCGTTCCAAGCATCAAATTCTGCTTGGACAATGGAGCCAAGTCAGTTGTTCTTATGAGCCACCTGGGCCGGCCTGATGGTGTCTCCATGCCTGACAAGTACTCCTTGCAGCCAGTTGCTGTAGAACTCAAATCTCTGCTGGGCAA GGATGTTTTGTTCTTGAAGGACTGCGTGGGCCCAGAAGTGGAGAAAGCTTGTGCTGACCCAGCTGCTGGGTCTGTCATCCTTCTGGAGAACCTTCGCTTTCAtgtggaggaagaagggaagggaaaagatgCTTCTGGGAACAAG gTTAAAGCTGAGCCAGCCAAAATAGAAGCCTTTCGAGCTTCACTTTCCAAGCTAGGGGATGTCTATGTCAATGATGCTTTTGGCACTGCTCACCGAGCCCATAG CTCCATGGTGGGAGTAAATCTGCCAGAGAAGGCTGGAGGTTTTTTGATGAAGAAGGAGCTGAACTACTTTGCCAAGGCCTTGGAGAGCCCAGAGCGACCATTCCTGGCCATTCTGGGCGG AGCTAAAGTTGCAGACAAGATCCAGCTGATCAGTAATATGCTAGACAAAGTCAATGAAATGATTATTGGTGGTGGAATGTCCTTTACCTTCCTTAAGGTGCTCAACAACATGGAG ATTGGCACTTCTCTGTTTGATGAAGAGGGATCCAAGATCATCAAAGACCTGATATCCAAAGCTGAGAAGAATGGCGTGAAGATTACCTTGCCTGTTGACTTTGTCACTGCTGATAAGTTTGATGAGAATGCCAAGACTGGCCAAGCCACTGTGGCCTCTGGCATACCTGCTGGCTGGATG GGCTTGGATTGTGGTCCTGAGAGCAGCAAGAAGTATGCTGAGGCTGTTGCTCGGGCTAAGCAGATTGTGTGGAATGGACCTGTGGGTGTATTTGAATGGGAAGCTTTTGCCCGAGGAACCAAAGCCCTCATGGATGAGGTGGTGAAAGCCACTTCCAGGGGCTGCATCACCATCATAG GTGGTGGAGACACTGCTACTTGCTGTGCCAAATGGAACACAGAGGATAAAGTCAGCCATGTGAGCACCGGAGGTGGTGCCAGTTTAGAGCTCCTGGAAG GTAAAGTCCTTCCTGGGGTGGAGGCTCTCAGCAGTGTTTAG
- the TAF9B gene encoding transcription initiation factor TFIID subunit 9B isoform X3 — MESGKMAPPKNAPRDALVMAQILKDMGITEYEPRVINQMLEFAFRYVTSILDDAKIYSSHAKKPNVDADDVRLAIQCRADQSFTSPPPRDFLLDIARQKNQTPLPLIKPYAGPRLPPDRYCLTAPNYRLKSLIKKGPNQGRLVPRLSVGAVSSRPTTPTVATPQTVSVPNKVAPPVSVTSQRFTVQIPPSQSTPVKPDFTSSET; from the exons TCCTGAAGGATATGGGAATTACGGAGTACGAACCAAGGGTTATAAATCAAATGTTGGAATTTGCTTTCC GATATGTGACTTCAATTCTGGATGATGCAAAAATTTATTCAAGCCATGCTAAGAAACCTAATGTTGATGCAGATGATGTGAGACTGGCAATCCAGTGTCGGGCTGACCAGTCTTTTACCTCTCCTCCCCCGAGAGAT tttttactggATATTGCAAGGCAGAAAAATCAAACCCCTTTACCACTGATTAAGCCATATGCAGGACCCAGACTGCCACCTGACAGATACTGCTTAACAGCTCCAAACTATAGGCTAAAGTCCTTAATTAAAAAg GGACCTAACCAAGGAAGACTAGTTCCACGGTTAAGTGTTGGTGCTGTTAGTAGCAGACCTACCACTCCTACTGTAG CAACCCCACAAACAGTGTCTGTCCCAAATAAAGTTGCACCTCCAGTGTCAGTGACAAGCCAAAGATTTACGGTGCAGATTCCACCTTCTCAGTCCACACCTGTCAAACCAG ATTTCACATCTTCTGAAACCTAA
- the TAF9B gene encoding transcription initiation factor TFIID subunit 9B isoform X1, translating to MESGKMAPPKNAPRDALVMAQILKDMGITEYEPRVINQMLEFAFRYVTSILDDAKIYSSHAKKPNVDADDVRLAIQCRADQSFTSPPPRDFLLDIARQKNQTPLPLIKPYAGPRLPPDRYCLTAPNYRLKSLIKKGPNQGRLVPRLSVGAVSSRPTTPTVATPQTVSVPNKVAPPVSVTSQRFTVQIPPSQSTPVKPVPATTAVQNVLLNPSMIGPKNILITTNMVSSQNTANESNPLKRKHEDDDNDTM from the exons TCCTGAAGGATATGGGAATTACGGAGTACGAACCAAGGGTTATAAATCAAATGTTGGAATTTGCTTTCC GATATGTGACTTCAATTCTGGATGATGCAAAAATTTATTCAAGCCATGCTAAGAAACCTAATGTTGATGCAGATGATGTGAGACTGGCAATCCAGTGTCGGGCTGACCAGTCTTTTACCTCTCCTCCCCCGAGAGAT tttttactggATATTGCAAGGCAGAAAAATCAAACCCCTTTACCACTGATTAAGCCATATGCAGGACCCAGACTGCCACCTGACAGATACTGCTTAACAGCTCCAAACTATAGGCTAAAGTCCTTAATTAAAAAg GGACCTAACCAAGGAAGACTAGTTCCACGGTTAAGTGTTGGTGCTGTTAGTAGCAGACCTACCACTCCTACTGTAG CAACCCCACAAACAGTGTCTGTCCCAAATAAAGTTGCACCTCCAGTGTCAGTGACAAGCCAAAGATTTACGGTGCAGATTCCACCTTCTCAGTCCACACCTGTCAAACCAG TTCCTGCAACAACTGCAGTTCAAAATGTTCTGCTTAATCCTTCAATGATTGGGCCCAAAAATATTCTTATTACCACCAACATGGTTTCATCACAGAACACGGCCAATGAATCAAACCCATTGAAGAGAAAACATGAAGATGATGACAATGATACTATGTAA